The Quercus robur chromosome 7, dhQueRobu3.1, whole genome shotgun sequence genome has a segment encoding these proteins:
- the LOC126691010 gene encoding NDR1/HIN1-like protein 10, which translates to MAEKEPQLNGSYPGPSIPPPNQEDKHKSRGRFCCLFGCLWKTIVALILIIVLAIFICWLILQPRMFKVHITDAKLTQFNFTNNNNNLQYKLDLNITLRNPNKKMAIYFDKIEANAFYEGQRFDTENLTKWGFKVERKSTHFLNATFSGQQWMVLGANELDFNEEKSVGVYSIYLKCYLRIRFRIGDFIGGDHKPKVRCGLKVPLISNGNLSTARFETTRCDVQLF; encoded by the coding sequence ATGGCGGAGAAAGAACCCCAGTTGAATGGTTCCTACCCCGGCCCATCTATACCACCGCCGAACCAAGAAGACAAACACAAAAGCCGTGGCCGCTTTTGTTGCCTTTTTGGCTGCCTTTGGAAAACCATAGTGGCCTTGATTCTCATCATTGTCCTTGCTATCTTCATCTGCTGGCTTATCCTTCAACCCAGAATGTTCAAGGTCCATATCACGGATGCCAAACTCACTCAGTTCAATttcacaaacaacaacaacaatcttCAATACAAACTCGACCTCAACATCACTCTCAGAAACCCCAACAAGAAGATGGCTATCTACTTCGACAAAATCGAGGCCAATGCGTTCTACGAGGGCCAGAGGTTCGATACAGAGAATTTGACGAAATGGGGTTTTAAAGTAGAACGCAAGAGTACGCATTTTTTGAATGCAACGTTTTCAGGTCAGCAATGGATGGTGCTTGGAGCTAATGAGCTTGACTTCAACGAGGAAAAAAGTGTTGGGGTCTATAGCATTTATTTGAAGTGCTATCTTCGTATTAGGTTCAGGATTGGAGATTTCATAGGTGGGGATCACAAGCCAAAGGTTAGGTGCGGATTGAAAGTTCCATTGATTTCTAACGGGAATTTATCAACAGCTCGATTTGAGACTACCAGGTGTGACGTCCAATTGTTCTAA